The Elusimicrobiales bacterium nucleotide sequence GACGGTGCTGCTGAAAGCCTCCCGCGCCATGAAATTCGAAGAGATTATGGACAAACTCTGATGCTTTACTATCTCCACGAACTGCGCCATGTTTTCAGCCCGCTAAACGTCTTCCAGTACATCACCTTCAGGACTGGCGGCGCGATAGTAACGGCCTTCCTGCTGAGCCTGCTGCTGGGCCCCGCGCTTATACAAAGGCTGCGCCGGTACAAAATACAGCAGGTGCAGCGCGCCAACGGGCCGGCGACGCATCTGGCCAAGCACGGCACGCCCACCATGGGCGGGCTGCTGATACTGATAACGCTGGTCGCCGCCGTCGCGCTGTGGGCCAGGCCGGACTGCCGCTTCATCTGGCTGCTGATGTGGACCACGGGGCTGCTGGCCTTCGTGGGCATCTGCGACGATTACGCCAAGCTGGTCAAAAAGAATCCGGCGGGCGCGCCGTCGTGGCTGAAGCTGCTGGTCCAGCTTATAACCGCCCTGACGGTTGTGGCCTATCTGGCCTACGACCCGCCCAATGCAGGCTTTACCACCTCGGTAACCATTCCCTATACCAAACAGTTGACGGTTGACCTGGGGGCGCTGTATTTCGCGCTGGCGATGTTTCTGGTGGTGGGCTCGTCAAACGCGGTGAACCTTACCGACGGGCTGGACGGCCTCGCCGCCGGCAACATGATTTTATGCGCGCTTACCTGCGGCGTCTTCGCCTATATGGCGGGCAACGCGAAATTCGCCGCCTATCTTAAAATGATGCCGGTGGAAGGCGCGGGCGAAATAGCGGTGTTCATGGGCGCGCTGGCCGGCTCCTGCCTGGGGTTTCTGTGGTTCAACGCCCATCCGGCGGAGATGTTCATGGGGGACACCAGCTCGCTTTTTCTGGGCGGGGTGATAGGCGTGGCGGCAATCTGCGTCAAGCAGGAGTTGCTGCTGCCGGTGGTGGGCGGCGTGTTCGTGCTGGAGACGCTGTCGGTAATCCTCCAGATGGCCTCTTTCCGGCTGCGGGGCGGCAAGCGGCTGTTCAGGATGGCGCCGCTGCATCATCATTACGAGCTTGGCGGCCTGGCCGAGACGAAGGTTACGGTCCGCTTCTGGATTGCGGGGATAATGCTGATGCTGGCCGCGCTGGCCTCGCTGAAACTGCGATGATTTTAAGCCAAAGGCTAAGACGGCAGATTGCCGCCCTCAATCCGGCGGATTCTCCCTACAAGGTGGACAAGGGGCTGTTTTTCACCGCCCTGCTGCTTACGATGCTGGGAGTGATATTCATGTATTCCTCCAGCGCCTTCCTGGCGGATTACTACAAGCGGGACCAGTTTTATTTCTTCAAGCGGCAGATTGTTTTCGTGTCCGCGGGGCTGGCCCTGATGCTTTTCCTGGCCCGCTATTACGAATCGCTGCGCGCCAGGGTGAACGCCGAGCATCTGCTTTATGCCGCCTGGGCCGCGCTTGCCGCCGTCTTCCTGTTCAAACCGATAGCCAACGTGCACCGCTGGATACCGCTGGGGCCGGTTCAGATACAGCCGTCGGAGTTCGCCAAGATAACGCTGATAATCTACATCGCCGATTATCTGGACAAGGCCAGAAGCCGGGTGCAAAAGACCGGGCTGGCGCTGGGCAGGCCTTTCGTCATGACCGCCGTTACACTATTGCTCATCGGCGCGGGGCGGGACCTGGGAACTCCGATACTGCTGCTGGCCGTGGTTTTCCTGATGTTCTATGCGGCGGGGGCCAGGTTCGGCTCCATCGCCAAATGGGGGCTGCTGTCCGTGCCTGTCATAATCTACGCGGTGGTGAGCAACCCATACCGGCTCACCCGGCTGATGACTTTCATGTCGCCGCAAAAACAGGCGTCGGAGGCGGGGTATCAGCTGAGCCAGTCCTTTCTGGCGGTCGGCTCCGGCGGCTGGTTCGGCGCGGGGCTGGGCGCGTCCAAGATGAAGCTGATGTACCTGCCCGCGCCGCACACGGATTTCATATTCGCCATAATGTCCGAGGAACTGGGCTTTCTGCGCATGATTCCGCTGATAGGGCTGTTCGGGTATCTGCTTGCGCGCGGCATACGCACCGCAAAGCACGCCGACACTTTTTCCGGCTCCATGACCGCGCTGGGGCTTATTCTGATGATTGTCATACAGGCGTTTTTCAATATGGCGATGTCGCTGGGGCTGACTCCCACAAAAGGCGTGCCGCTGCCGTTTTTCTCTTACGGCGGCTCGGCGGCGCTGTCCACGCTGGCGATGACGGGGATACTGCTGTGCATCTCCATGAGGCGTCCGGCGGGGGCGCGGTGAAGGCGCTTATCGCCGGGGGGGGGACCGGCGGGCATTTCTACCCCGGCTATGCCGCCGCGCTGGAGCTTAAAAAGCGCGGCTGGGAAACACTTTTTTTCGTCAAAGAAAATGACATCTCAATAGCCGCGCTTGACGCCGCGCATTTACCCTGGACGCAGACCGCGCTGTGCGGCTTCCCGCGCAGCCTCAACCCGCTGGCCCATGCGGCGTTCGCCTGGAAGCTGGCAAATGCGCTGCGCATTGCGCGCAATGTTATCGCGGACTGGAAACCGGATATTGTAATCGGCACGGGCGGATATATTTCTTTCCCGGCGGTGCTGGCGGCGCGTTTATACGGAGTGCCGTCGCTTATACATGATTCCAACGCGGTTTTCGGGCTGGCCAACCGCGTCTGCGCCAAATTCGCCACCGCCATAGCCGCCGGTTTGCCGGTTCCGGGACAGAACGCGGTTATAACCGGCACGCCGGTGCGCGGGGAATTCGCCAATCTGCCCCCGCGCGGCGAAGCCGCTAAAATTTTCGGGCTGGACCCGCAAAAAAAGACTGTTCTTGTCTTCGGCGGCAGCATGGGCGCGCGCGCGTTCAATACCGCCGGCATCGCGGCGGAAACCGCGCTCTGCGCCAGAATGCCGGATTTGCAGTTCCTCCATATCGCCGGCAAAGCCGGCTATCCCGCGCTGGCGGCGCAAAAACTGTCCGCGAACATAAAGCTGCTGGAATACTGCGGAGAAATGCACGCCGCCTTCGCCGCGGCGGATTTGATAGTCTGCCGCTCCGGCGCAAGCACACTGGCCGAGCTTATCGCCGCGAAAAAACCGTCCATACAGATTCCGCTTCCCGTTGTCGCGGCCCATCAGGAGGACAACGGCAGAGTATTGGAGCGCGCCGGCTGCGCGGCAGTGATTTTGGAATCGCCGAATCTGTCCAAAGATTTGGAGCAAGCCATCGCCCGCCTTATTTCCGAACCGCAGTCCTTGCAGAAAATGTCAGACGCTTTCGCGGCATCCGGTCTGCCGGACCCGTTAAAAGCCGCCTCCGCCATAGCCGCCCTAGCCGAAAAAACCGCAGGAGAAATTCGCGCATGAAGACATTGACAATTAATCGGAGCGATTTACAATGAAGCTGTCAAAACACATTTTCCGTATGCCCACCAAACCAAGCATAATTGGGCGTTCCAGCAGCATGACAAATGCTTTTATTGCTGCGGTTATGCCATATATAGTCCCAACAGATGTGGAAGTGCGCGATGTGTTACAGAGGCTCGGAATGGACGAACGTAATATTCATTGTGCCTATTGCGGCGGGAAACATACAGAATGGGACCATCTTAAGCCATTTGTCGAGAACCGCAAACCTACGGGTTATTATACTTGTATTAGGAATCTCGTCCCTGCTTGTGGCAAATGCAATCAATCCAAAGGCAACAAAAACTGGCACGAATGGATGCGGAAAAAACATTCCGCAACGGAAGGCTTTGAAGGAAGATTTCACCGTCTGGAAGAATACGAGAGGTGGGGGCAAATATCGCCTTTACCGATAGAAAAAATCCTAGATGCAAAGATTTGGGACGCATATTTTAGCCAATGCAATAAAATTGTCGAAGCAATGAAAGCAGCACAAGACGAAGCCGA carries:
- a CDS encoding HNH endonuclease — protein: MKLSKHIFRMPTKPSIIGRSSSMTNAFIAAVMPYIVPTDVEVRDVLQRLGMDERNIHCAYCGGKHTEWDHLKPFVENRKPTGYYTCIRNLVPACGKCNQSKGNKNWHEWMRKKHSATEGFEGRFHRLEEYERWGQISPLPIEKILDAKIWDAYFSQCNKIVEAMKAAQDEADKLAPLISKYAEKIKLSGV
- a CDS encoding putative peptidoglycan glycosyltransferase FtsW; amino-acid sequence: MILSQRLRRQIAALNPADSPYKVDKGLFFTALLLTMLGVIFMYSSSAFLADYYKRDQFYFFKRQIVFVSAGLALMLFLARYYESLRARVNAEHLLYAAWAALAAVFLFKPIANVHRWIPLGPVQIQPSEFAKITLIIYIADYLDKARSRVQKTGLALGRPFVMTAVTLLLIGAGRDLGTPILLLAVVFLMFYAAGARFGSIAKWGLLSVPVIIYAVVSNPYRLTRLMTFMSPQKQASEAGYQLSQSFLAVGSGGWFGAGLGASKMKLMYLPAPHTDFIFAIMSEELGFLRMIPLIGLFGYLLARGIRTAKHADTFSGSMTALGLILMIVIQAFFNMAMSLGLTPTKGVPLPFFSYGGSAALSTLAMTGILLCISMRRPAGAR
- the mraY gene encoding phospho-N-acetylmuramoyl-pentapeptide-transferase codes for the protein MLYYLHELRHVFSPLNVFQYITFRTGGAIVTAFLLSLLLGPALIQRLRRYKIQQVQRANGPATHLAKHGTPTMGGLLILITLVAAVALWARPDCRFIWLLMWTTGLLAFVGICDDYAKLVKKNPAGAPSWLKLLVQLITALTVVAYLAYDPPNAGFTTSVTIPYTKQLTVDLGALYFALAMFLVVGSSNAVNLTDGLDGLAAGNMILCALTCGVFAYMAGNAKFAAYLKMMPVEGAGEIAVFMGALAGSCLGFLWFNAHPAEMFMGDTSSLFLGGVIGVAAICVKQELLLPVVGGVFVLETLSVILQMASFRLRGGKRLFRMAPLHHHYELGGLAETKVTVRFWIAGIMLMLAALASLKLR
- a CDS encoding UDP-N-acetylglucosamine--N-acetylmuramyl-(pentapeptide) pyrophosphoryl-undecaprenol N-acetylglucosamine transferase, whose protein sequence is MHLHEASGGGAVKALIAGGGTGGHFYPGYAAALELKKRGWETLFFVKENDISIAALDAAHLPWTQTALCGFPRSLNPLAHAAFAWKLANALRIARNVIADWKPDIVIGTGGYISFPAVLAARLYGVPSLIHDSNAVFGLANRVCAKFATAIAAGLPVPGQNAVITGTPVRGEFANLPPRGEAAKIFGLDPQKKTVLVFGGSMGARAFNTAGIAAETALCARMPDLQFLHIAGKAGYPALAAQKLSANIKLLEYCGEMHAAFAAADLIVCRSGASTLAELIAAKKPSIQIPLPVVAAHQEDNGRVLERAGCAAVILESPNLSKDLEQAIARLISEPQSLQKMSDAFAASGLPDPLKAASAIAALAEKTAGEIRA